The stretch of DNA GGCGCCGACCAGGCGCTGACCTTCCTTCGCGAGATCGACTCCATCAACATGCGCCGCAGGGGCGAGATGGTCGACATGGCGCGCGAGACCGTGGGGGGAAGCTTCCTCGGGGTACGGGTCGCGGTGCTCGGTGCCGCGTTCAAGCCCGACTCCGACGACGTACGCGACTCCCCCGCGCTCAACGTCGCGGGCCAGATCCACCTCCAGGGCGGCCAGGTCACGGTCTACGACCCCAAGGGCATGGAGAACGCCCGCCGCCTCTTCCCGACGCTCGGCTACGCCGACTCCGCGGTCGACGCCGTGCGGGGCGCGGACGTGGTCCTGCATCTGACGGAGTGGGCCGAGTTCAGGGAGCTTGACCCGGTCGCGCTCGGCGAGGTGGCGGGCCGCCGCGTCCTCCTGGACGGCCGTAACGCGCTGGACCCCGAGCGGTGGCGCGAGGCGGGCTGGACCTACCGGGCGATGGGGCGTCCCCGGGCCTGAGGGGTCCTTGCCGCCTGCCGTGGCCTGTACGCCGTGATCCGTTTAGCCTCGCACCGAACGGTGTTCGAGGAAAACAACGGAGGAGAAGTCATGGCCATCGCCAAAATGGGCGCCATCGTCCTCGATTGCGAGGACCCGCGCGCACTGGCCGAGTTCTACGCGGCTCTGCTCGGCGGCACCCCGGAGACGGGAGGCCCGGACTGGATCAACCTCAAGGACGCGCCGGGCGCGCCGCTCGCCTTCCAGGCGGCACCCGGGTTCGTCCCGCCCCAGTGGCCTTCGGCCGAGCATTCGCAGCAGTTCCACCTCGATGTGCGGGTGGACGATCTGGCCGAGGCGGAACAGGAGGTCCTCGCGCTGGGCGCCAAGGTGCTCGACAAGAACGCCAAGACGTTCTGGGTCTACGCGGACCCGGCGGGGCATCCGTTCTGTCTCTGTCTCGACTGAGGTCCCCTTGTAGCCAGGCCGAGTCCCCTCGTAGCCCGGTTGAGGTTCCGTGGCCCGGCCGAGGTTCCCGCGTATCCCGGCTGAGGTTCCGTGGCCCGGCCGAGGGACCCGTACTCCGGAGGTTCCGGGCGCGTACCGGTGGGGGCGGGGCTTTCGTGCCCCGCCCCACCGGAGCCGCGTGCTTCTGAACGCGGGCCCGTCCGTCACGAGGGGGTCTCTCAGGACGCCGCCGCGTCCAGTTCCTCGATGGTGGCGTTGGAAGGTCCCCTGCGGCCCTGGAGGTCCCTCGCCGCGTCCTCCGCGTCGCGCAGCGCGCGTACCGCGTTCTTCCAGGTGAGTTTGGACAGGTCTGCGGTGGACCAGCCACGGCCGAGCAACTCCGCCACCAGGTTGGGGTAGCCCGAGACGTCGTCCAGTCCCGCCGGGGTGAAGGCCGTGCCGTCGTAGTCGCCGCCGACTCCGACATGGTCGACGCCCGCGACCTCGCGCATGTGGTCGAGGTGGTCGGCGACGGTCGCCACCGTCGGGACGGGGCGCGGGTTGTCCCGTTCGAAGGCGCGGTGCACCTCCATCGCCGCGGGCGTCGTGTCGAGGTGGCCGAAGCCGGCCGCGCGCAGATTGGCGTCGGCCCGCAGGGTCCACTCGCCCGCCTCAGGCAGGATGAACTTCGGTACGAAGGTCGCCATCGCCACGCCGCCGTTGCCCGGCAGCAGGGCGAGTACGTCGTCGGGGATGTTGCGCGGGTGGTCGCAGACCGCGCGCGAGGACGAGTGCGAGAAGATCACCGGCGCCTCGGTCACCCGCAGCGCGTCCCGCATGGTGGTGGCCGCCACGTGCGAGAGGTCCACGAGCATGCCGGTGCGGTTCATCTCCCGTACGACCTCGACGCCGAAGGTGGACAGGCCTCCGACGCCCGGCTCGTCGGTGGCCGAGTCCGCCCAGGGGGTGTTGTCGTTGTGGGTGAGCGTCAGGTAGCGGACGCCCAGCGCGTACAGCCCCCGCAGCGTGCCGAGCGAGCAGGCGATGGAGTGGCCGCCCTCGGCCCCCTTGAGGGAGGCGATACGGCCCTCGCCGCGCGCCCGCTCCATGTCGTCGGCGGTGAGCGCCTCGGCGAGATCCGCCGGGTAGCGGGCCAGGAGCTGGTCGACGGCGTCGATCTGCTCCAGGGTGGCGCTGACGGCCGCGTCGCCCGCGAGGGAACTCTCCACGTACACCGACCAGAACTGCGCGCCGACCCCGCCCGCCCGCAGTCTCGCCAGGTCGGTGTGGAGGTACGAGGACTGGTCCTGGGCGATGTCCCGCTGTCCGAGGTCGTAGCGGACCTGTTCGCGCAGCGCCCACGGAAGGTCGTTGTGACCGTCGACGACGGGGTGCCCCGCCAGCAGTTCGCGGGCGGCCGACAGCCGCTCTTCCGGGGTGCCGCTCATGTCGGTCGTGCTCACGTGCGTACTCGTTTCTGAGAGGTGCTCCGGAGGGACGGGCGGGGCGCCCGCGGGTCCCGGCCCCGCTCCGGCGGACCGGGGCGCTGGACGCTCAACCGCCGAAGCCGAAGGAGTCGGCGCCCTGCGCCTTCGCCCGCAGCCGCTTGCCCTTCTCCGTCGCCTGGGCGTTCAGCTCCTGCTGGAAGTCGCGCATCCGGGCGGCGAGCTCCGGATCGTGGGCGGCCAGGATGCGGACCGCGAGCAGTCCGGCGTTGCGGGCGCCGCCCACCGACACCGTAGCCACGGGAACGCCGGCCGGCATCTGGACGATCGAGAGCAGCGAGTCCATGCCGTCGAGGTACTTCAGCGGTACGGGGACACCGATGACCGGCAGCGGTGTGACCGAGGCCAGCATGCCGGGCAGGTGGGCCGCGCCACCGGCGCCCGCGATGACCGTTCTGAGGCCTCGGTCGGCCGCGTCCTCGCCGTAGGTGATCATCTCGCGCGGCATGCGGTGGGCGGAGACGACGTCGACCTCGTAGGGGATCTCGAACTCGTCGAGCGCCTTGGCCGCCGCCTCCATGACCGGCCAGTCCGAGTCCGAGCCCATCACGATGCCGACGAGGGGGGCGGCGGGAACAGAGGTGCTCCGCACAGAGGTGGATGTCATTCGGTGATCGTTCCTCGCAGGTAGCCGGCCGCGTGCCGCGCGCGCTCAAGCACGTCGTCCAGGTCGTCGCCGTAGGTGTTGACGTGGCCGACCTTACGGCCGGGCTTCACGTCCTTGCCGTACATGTGGATCTTGAGCTGCGGGTCTCTCGCCATGCAGTGCAGATACGCCTGGTACATGTCCGGGTAGTCGCCGCCGAGGACGTTGGCCATGACCGTCCAGGTGGCGCGCGGCCTGGGGTCGCCGAGCGGCAGGTCGAGCACGGCGCGCACGTGGTTGGCGAACTGGGAGGTGATCGCGCCGTCCTGGGTCCAGTGACCGGAGTTGTGCGGACGCATGGCCAGCTCATTGACGAGGATCCTGCCGTCCCGCGTCTCGAACAGCTCGACCGCGAGGTGGCCCACGACGCCGAGTTCGCTCGCGATGCGCAGCGCCAGTTCCTGCGCCTCTCCCGCCACCTGGGACGGGAGGCCGGGCGCGGGGGCGATCACGGTGTCGCACACGCCGTCGACCTGCTGCGACTCGACGACGGGGTAGGCCACGGCCTGTCCGTGCGGTGAGCGGACGATGTTGGCGGCCAGCTCGCGCGCGAAGTCGACCTTCTCCTCCGCGAGTACGGGGACGCCCGCGCGGAAGGGGTCCTCCGCCTCAGCCGCCGAGCGGACGAACCACACGCCCTTGCCGTCGTATCCGCCGCGCACGGTCTTGAGGATGACGGGGAAACCGTCGCCCTCCGCCCCCTCGGCCAGGCCTTCCGCGGCGAAGGCGGCCACGTCGGCGGGGTCGGAGACGATGCGGTGGCGCGGGCAGGGCGCGCCGATCTCGGTGAGCCTCGCCCGCATCACCCCCTTGTCCTGGGCGTGCACGAGGGCATCGGGGCCCGGCCGCACCGGGACTCCCGCGGCCTCCAGGGCCCGCAGGTGCTCGGTGGGGACCTGTTCGTGGTCGAAGGTGATCACGTCGCAGCCGCGTGCGAAGTCACGCAGCGTGTCCAGGTCGCGATAGTCGCCGACGACGACTTCGCTCACGACCTGGGCGGCCGAGTCCTGGGGAGTGTCACTGAGGAGCTTGAACCTGATGCCGAGCGGGATGCCTGCCTCGTGCGTCATACGCGCGAGCTGACCTCCGCCGACCATGCCGACTACCGGAAACGTCACGTACTCCAGGGTATCGGGCGCGCGCGGCGGCTCCGTCCCTGACGGTCCTCGCACCTGTAGGGCGGAGGGCGAAGGTGTGGCTAGGGCATACGCAGCGAGACCGCGGGAACACGGTGACGCCATCTTCGGGCACCACGTGACACAGACCATCACAGAAACTTGATCACATGATCACAAAATCGCCCTATCTTGACCGTGTCCGGAGGCGGCGGAAAGTGTGACTGGTTAGCATGACCGGGTCGACGTACTCCATTCGCGTCCGCGGACGCGGTCCAGGGGTGCGTCCTTGCGAGCAAGAGCGCCCTTCCGACCTGGGCACACACCCAGACGTAACCAACAGACGGGGGCTGAGCGGCCACATGAGCGAGACCAGTGCGCTGCGCGCGCGGCTGCGGCACCTCGTCCGTGAGGTCGCCAAGTTCGGGGCGGTGGGCGGTGTCGGTGTCCTCGTCAACCTGCTCACCTTCAACCTGGTCAGGCACACGACAGAGGTTCCCGTGGTGCGGGCGAGCATCGCCGCCACGATCGTCTCGATCGTCTTCAACTACGTGGGCTTCAGGTACTTCACCTACCGCGACCGTGACAAGAGCGGCAGGACCAAGGAGCTGCTGCTC from Streptomyces tsukubensis encodes:
- a CDS encoding VOC family protein, which produces MAIAKMGAIVLDCEDPRALAEFYAALLGGTPETGGPDWINLKDAPGAPLAFQAAPGFVPPQWPSAEHSQQFHLDVRVDDLAEAEQEVLALGAKVLDKNAKTFWVYADPAGHPFCLCLD
- a CDS encoding dipeptidase encodes the protein MSGTPEERLSAARELLAGHPVVDGHNDLPWALREQVRYDLGQRDIAQDQSSYLHTDLARLRAGGVGAQFWSVYVESSLAGDAAVSATLEQIDAVDQLLARYPADLAEALTADDMERARGEGRIASLKGAEGGHSIACSLGTLRGLYALGVRYLTLTHNDNTPWADSATDEPGVGGLSTFGVEVVREMNRTGMLVDLSHVAATTMRDALRVTEAPVIFSHSSSRAVCDHPRNIPDDVLALLPGNGGVAMATFVPKFILPEAGEWTLRADANLRAAGFGHLDTTPAAMEVHRAFERDNPRPVPTVATVADHLDHMREVAGVDHVGVGGDYDGTAFTPAGLDDVSGYPNLVAELLGRGWSTADLSKLTWKNAVRALRDAEDAARDLQGRRGPSNATIEELDAAAS
- the purE gene encoding 5-(carboxyamino)imidazole ribonucleotide mutase; the protein is MTSTSVRSTSVPAAPLVGIVMGSDSDWPVMEAAAKALDEFEIPYEVDVVSAHRMPREMITYGEDAADRGLRTVIAGAGGAAHLPGMLASVTPLPVIGVPVPLKYLDGMDSLLSIVQMPAGVPVATVSVGGARNAGLLAVRILAAHDPELAARMRDFQQELNAQATEKGKRLRAKAQGADSFGFGG
- a CDS encoding 5-(carboxyamino)imidazole ribonucleotide synthase, which encodes MTFPVVGMVGGGQLARMTHEAGIPLGIRFKLLSDTPQDSAAQVVSEVVVGDYRDLDTLRDFARGCDVITFDHEQVPTEHLRALEAAGVPVRPGPDALVHAQDKGVMRARLTEIGAPCPRHRIVSDPADVAAFAAEGLAEGAEGDGFPVILKTVRGGYDGKGVWFVRSAAEAEDPFRAGVPVLAEEKVDFARELAANIVRSPHGQAVAYPVVESQQVDGVCDTVIAPAPGLPSQVAGEAQELALRIASELGVVGHLAVELFETRDGRILVNELAMRPHNSGHWTQDGAITSQFANHVRAVLDLPLGDPRPRATWTVMANVLGGDYPDMYQAYLHCMARDPQLKIHMYGKDVKPGRKVGHVNTYGDDLDDVLERARHAAGYLRGTITE